A stretch of the Bacillus licheniformis DSM 13 = ATCC 14580 genome encodes the following:
- a CDS encoding GNAT family N-acetyltransferase, protein MFKSRKVYLRPVEKGDMESFYKAVQNEDIRYMTGTTREYTMEDLYEHYERITSDETRYDFAVCLKEDDRLIGDLSIMDIDRRNRKAGFRIALHSPAYLNKGYGIEAVRLAMQLAFERLDLNPLQLEVFSHNIRALKAYEKAGFKMEGRIREALYMNEQYSDEIIMGILKREYEELMSR, encoded by the coding sequence ATGTTCAAGAGCCGCAAGGTTTATCTCAGACCTGTTGAAAAAGGCGATATGGAGAGCTTTTACAAAGCCGTTCAAAATGAAGACATCAGGTATATGACGGGCACGACGCGCGAATATACGATGGAAGACCTTTATGAGCACTATGAGAGAATCACGAGTGATGAGACGCGCTATGATTTTGCCGTCTGCTTAAAGGAGGACGATCGTTTGATAGGCGATCTGTCCATTATGGACATTGACCGGAGGAATCGAAAAGCGGGGTTTAGAATTGCTTTGCACAGCCCCGCTTATTTGAACAAAGGCTATGGGATTGAAGCGGTGCGGCTGGCCATGCAGCTTGCTTTCGAAAGGCTCGATCTTAACCCCCTCCAGCTCGAAGTCTTTTCACACAATATCCGCGCGCTGAAAGCATATGAAAAAGCGGGATTTAAAATGGAAGGAAGGATCAGGGAGGCTCTTTATATGAATGAGCAGTACTCGGATGAAATCATTATGGGGATATTGAAGCGGGAATACGAAGAGCTGATGTCCCGCTGA
- a CDS encoding superoxide dismutase, translated as MNRDAYKEKISSWAKDLKDQMKDDPSLESHLEKLFQSLDDPRATEQEWYEQAEAVYQAISRSDASQAGRQPFRTVPIGGHRLPSLPYSYSALEPYISKEIMFLHHTKHHQSYVDGLNRAEKELQKARQTKQFDLVNHWERELAFHGAGHYLHTIFWYAMHPKGKRRPTGELLEMINRSFGSYSAFKEHFSEAAKKVEGVGWAILVWAPRSHRLEILIAEKHQLMSQWDVIPLLPLDVWEHAYYLQYKNEKAKYVDNWWNVVDWREPERRFASAKRVLWEPF; from the coding sequence TTGAACAGAGATGCTTACAAAGAAAAAATATCGTCATGGGCCAAAGACCTGAAAGACCAGATGAAAGATGATCCTTCTTTAGAAAGCCATTTAGAAAAACTTTTTCAATCATTGGATGATCCTCGTGCGACCGAACAGGAATGGTATGAGCAGGCAGAAGCCGTGTATCAAGCCATCTCCCGCAGTGATGCGTCTCAAGCAGGCCGGCAGCCATTCAGAACAGTGCCGATCGGAGGCCATCGCCTGCCAAGCCTGCCCTACTCGTATTCAGCCCTTGAGCCCTATATTTCAAAAGAAATTATGTTTCTTCATCATACAAAACATCACCAAAGCTATGTCGACGGTTTGAACAGAGCTGAAAAAGAACTGCAGAAAGCGAGGCAAACCAAACAGTTTGACCTCGTTAACCATTGGGAAAGAGAGCTCGCCTTCCACGGAGCCGGGCACTATTTGCATACGATATTTTGGTACGCGATGCACCCAAAAGGAAAAAGACGGCCGACAGGCGAATTGCTGGAGATGATCAACCGTTCATTCGGCAGCTATTCGGCCTTTAAAGAACACTTTTCCGAAGCGGCGAAAAAAGTGGAAGGCGTCGGCTGGGCGATCCTCGTCTGGGCGCCGCGTTCGCACCGCTTGGAAATTCTGATCGCAGAAAAACATCAGCTGATGAGCCAATGGGATGTGATCCCCCTGCTCCCGCTCGATGTATGGGAGCACGCATATTACCTTCAATATAAAAATGAAAAGGCAAAATACGTCGATAATTGGTGGAATGTCGTTGACTGGAGAGAGCCTGAAAGGCGATTTGCGTCAGCAAAGCGCGTTTTATGGGAGCCGTTCTGA
- a CDS encoding aldehyde dehydrogenase family protein produces MSSLTMQVSKKLESFLQGTKKLYINGEFVASASNKTFETPNPATGETLATLYEAGPEDVDKAVKAAREAFDRGEWRTMNPAERSRLMYKLADLMEEHKTELAQLETLDNGKPISETTAGDIPLSIEHMRYYAGWATKITGQTIPVNGPYFNYTRHEPVGVVGQIIPWNFPLLMAMWKMGAALAAGCTVVLKPAEQTPLSALYLAELIDEAGFPKGVINIIPGFGETAGEALTDHALVDKLAFTGSTEIGKKIMEKAAKSVKRVTLELGGKSPNIILPDADLKKAIPGALTGVMFNQGQVCCAGSRVFIHKDQYDKVVDEMAAYSKSLRQGAGLHEDTQMGPLVSKEQHERVLSYIEKGRQEGAKIAAGGTCPYEQGYFVSPTVFTNVEDEMTIAKEEIFGPVLAAIPYETVDEVIERANRSEYGLAAGVWTENLKNAHYIADRLQAGTVWVNCYNAFDAASPFGGYKQSGLGREMGSYALDNYTEVKSVWIHTGE; encoded by the coding sequence ATGAGTTCATTAACGATGCAGGTCAGTAAGAAGCTGGAGTCATTTTTGCAGGGAACAAAGAAGCTCTATATTAACGGGGAATTTGTAGCCAGCGCCTCAAACAAAACGTTTGAGACCCCAAACCCGGCGACTGGTGAAACGCTCGCCACGTTATATGAAGCAGGTCCCGAGGATGTGGACAAAGCTGTAAAAGCTGCGCGGGAAGCCTTTGACCGCGGTGAGTGGCGGACGATGAACCCTGCCGAAAGAAGCCGGCTGATGTACAAACTCGCCGATCTGATGGAGGAACATAAAACGGAACTGGCTCAGCTTGAAACGCTGGATAACGGAAAGCCGATCAGCGAAACGACCGCAGGCGATATTCCGCTGTCAATTGAACATATGCGCTATTATGCGGGCTGGGCGACGAAAATAACCGGACAGACAATTCCTGTTAACGGACCTTATTTTAACTATACACGGCATGAGCCTGTCGGAGTTGTCGGGCAAATTATCCCTTGGAACTTCCCGCTTCTGATGGCTATGTGGAAAATGGGAGCCGCCCTTGCAGCCGGATGTACGGTTGTCTTAAAACCGGCTGAACAAACGCCGCTTTCCGCTCTGTATTTAGCTGAGCTGATCGATGAGGCAGGCTTCCCGAAAGGCGTCATCAACATCATCCCTGGCTTTGGGGAGACGGCCGGAGAAGCTCTGACCGACCATGCCCTTGTCGACAAACTGGCATTCACAGGGTCAACTGAAATCGGCAAAAAGATAATGGAGAAAGCGGCCAAATCGGTCAAACGTGTTACCCTTGAGCTCGGCGGAAAGTCGCCGAATATCATCCTCCCTGACGCCGACCTGAAGAAAGCGATTCCAGGCGCACTAACCGGCGTTATGTTCAACCAGGGCCAAGTTTGCTGTGCGGGATCGCGCGTTTTCATCCATAAAGACCAATATGACAAAGTCGTTGATGAAATGGCCGCTTATTCAAAATCGCTCCGCCAAGGTGCGGGCCTTCATGAAGACACGCAAATGGGACCGCTTGTCAGCAAAGAACAGCATGAACGCGTCCTCTCGTATATTGAAAAAGGACGCCAGGAGGGTGCGAAAATCGCGGCCGGCGGAACATGCCCTTATGAACAGGGATACTTTGTTTCTCCGACTGTATTCACAAATGTCGAGGATGAGATGACAATAGCAAAAGAAGAAATCTTCGGTCCTGTTTTGGCGGCGATTCCTTATGAAACGGTTGATGAAGTCATCGAACGGGCCAATCGCAGCGAATACGGCCTCGCTGCGGGCGTATGGACGGAAAATTTGAAAAACGCCCACTATATCGCCGACCGTCTGCAAGCCGGTACCGTTTGGGTCAACTGCTATAATGCTTTTGACGCCGCATCCCCATTCGGCGGCTACAAACAGTCTGGACTCGGACGTGAAATGGGCTCATACGCTCTGGATAACTATACAGAGGTTAAGAGCGTCTGGATTCATACAGGCGAATAA
- a CDS encoding sodium-dependent transporter — protein sequence MENKQNIWSSKLGFILASAGSAIGLGAIWKFPYVAGTSGGGAFLLMFILFTLLIGLPLLMAEFIIGRKTQKDAVESYKELAPGSLWHWVGRLGIITCFILLSFYSVVGGWIIIYIVKGLTGELSRSTDYAGLFGETIANPYLVLGSQFAFIIITILVVAKGVRSGIEKASKFMMPALFIIFLLLIVRSLTLPGSMEGLEFFLKPDLSHIKAETVLFALGQSFFSLSVGVSVMVTYSSYLSKKENLVQSAVSVTLLNVSVAILAGFAIFPAVFSFGLSPDAGPMLLFNVLPSVFHKMPLGIIFLLAFLLLFLFATLTSAFSMLEILVSSLSKGDPKKRQAFAWAGGIAIFLFGIPSALSYGVLQDVSIFNLSIFDAADYLVSNILMPLGALLIAVFVPLKIPKDELFAELKEGSKISRKWFAAWLLLIRYAAPIVIIVVFLDAIGVF from the coding sequence GTGGAAAATAAACAAAATATATGGTCATCAAAGCTTGGATTTATCTTAGCTTCGGCCGGTTCGGCAATCGGGCTCGGCGCGATATGGAAGTTTCCTTATGTTGCCGGAACAAGCGGCGGCGGAGCATTTTTACTTATGTTTATTCTTTTTACTTTATTGATTGGGCTTCCTTTATTAATGGCGGAGTTCATTATCGGCAGAAAGACTCAAAAAGATGCGGTTGAATCCTATAAGGAGCTTGCTCCCGGCTCGCTCTGGCACTGGGTTGGGCGCCTCGGCATTATCACGTGTTTCATTCTGCTGTCTTTCTATAGTGTTGTCGGCGGCTGGATCATCATTTATATTGTCAAAGGGCTGACCGGTGAACTGTCAAGAAGTACGGATTATGCCGGTCTTTTCGGGGAGACGATTGCAAATCCGTATCTCGTTCTAGGGAGCCAGTTTGCATTTATCATCATAACGATCCTTGTTGTTGCAAAAGGAGTCAGAAGCGGAATAGAAAAGGCGAGCAAGTTTATGATGCCTGCTCTGTTCATTATTTTTCTGCTTTTGATCGTTCGTTCGCTCACACTTCCCGGTTCAATGGAGGGCTTGGAGTTTTTCTTAAAACCTGATCTTTCACATATCAAAGCCGAAACGGTGCTGTTTGCGCTTGGACAATCCTTTTTCTCGCTAAGCGTCGGTGTTTCCGTGATGGTAACGTACAGCTCTTATTTATCGAAAAAAGAAAACCTTGTACAGTCAGCCGTATCAGTGACATTGCTCAATGTATCTGTAGCGATTCTTGCCGGGTTTGCGATTTTTCCGGCCGTTTTTTCATTCGGATTATCTCCTGATGCCGGCCCGATGCTGTTATTTAATGTGCTGCCGTCAGTCTTTCATAAGATGCCTTTAGGAATCATCTTTTTATTGGCGTTTCTGCTCTTATTTTTATTTGCTACACTGACGTCTGCATTTTCAATGCTTGAAATCCTTGTTTCTTCCTTGTCAAAAGGGGATCCTAAGAAAAGACAGGCTTTCGCTTGGGCGGGAGGAATTGCGATTTTCCTATTCGGTATTCCTTCAGCATTGTCATACGGCGTGCTTCAGGATGTGTCGATTTTTAATCTATCCATTTTTGATGCGGCGGATTATCTTGTCAGCAATATATTAATGCCGCTCGGCGCTTTGCTAATTGCCGTTTTCGTGCCGCTCAAAATTCCGAAAGACGAGCTTTTTGCCGAATTGAAAGAAGGCTCTAAAATCAGCAGAAAATGGTTTGCAGCCTGGCTTCTGCTGATCCGCTACGCAGCTCCAATCGTCATTATTGTCGTCTTTTTGGATGCTATCGGGGTATTTTAA
- a CDS encoding DUF6501 family protein produces the protein MIHEKWQNNKTIKKVKCIHTDAKKYIVNRALTVGNIYEVKNETGEFLFIIDNTNKVGGYYKEYFEEVKA, from the coding sequence ATGATTCATGAAAAATGGCAGAACAATAAAACCATTAAAAAAGTAAAGTGCATACATACCGATGCCAAAAAGTATATCGTCAACAGAGCGCTGACCGTCGGTAACATATACGAGGTCAAAAACGAAACGGGAGAATTTTTGTTTATCATCGATAATACAAACAAAGTCGGCGGCTATTACAAAGAATACTTTGAAGAAGTAAAAGCCTGA
- a CDS encoding TraR/DksA family transcriptional regulator translates to MPLTEEQKQHLYDKLISLKNEITGTKSEVQPMNEETGELSNGIDNHLADHAGVYTERMRDQAFRQSDDALLKEIEDALNRMKDGTYGTCETTGKEIPYERLEAIPYARRTAEAQAEARQEDRTENDRQFTRQMKDLTNKETMDQKHSYVYERLDQEQDSK, encoded by the coding sequence ATGCCATTGACAGAGGAACAAAAACAGCACCTTTACGATAAATTAATCAGCTTAAAAAACGAAATCACAGGTACAAAGTCTGAGGTGCAGCCGATGAATGAAGAAACAGGCGAATTGTCAAACGGTATTGACAATCATCTTGCCGACCATGCCGGCGTGTATACCGAACGAATGAGGGACCAGGCTTTCCGGCAATCGGACGATGCTTTGCTGAAAGAGATCGAAGACGCTTTAAATAGGATGAAAGACGGCACATACGGCACGTGTGAAACAACGGGAAAAGAAATCCCCTATGAACGCCTTGAAGCGATTCCATATGCGCGAAGAACCGCCGAAGCTCAAGCGGAAGCAAGACAAGAAGACCGCACAGAGAATGATCGGCAATTTACACGGCAAATGAAGGATTTGACGAATAAAGAAACGATGGACCAAAAACATTCATACGTCTATGAACGGCTTGACCAGGAACAGGACTCCAAATAA
- a CDS encoding cytidine deaminase, producing MNIEQMLYDTAVELIKKRYPTGWGGAAAMYTEDGRILTSVAPEVINASTELCIETGAILEAHKYQAKITHSVCVARDDEHSECKVLTPCGVCQERLFYWGPDLKAAVTVPDGRLVYKTLKEIQPYHWFAAYQK from the coding sequence ATGAATATTGAACAGATGCTGTATGACACCGCAGTCGAATTGATCAAAAAGAGGTATCCGACCGGATGGGGCGGGGCAGCCGCCATGTATACCGAGGACGGAAGAATCTTAACGAGCGTAGCCCCGGAAGTAATCAACGCTTCAACAGAATTATGCATTGAAACGGGCGCCATTCTCGAAGCCCATAAGTATCAGGCGAAAATAACGCACTCTGTTTGTGTTGCAAGAGACGACGAACATTCCGAATGCAAGGTATTAACGCCGTGCGGGGTATGCCAGGAAAGACTTTTTTATTGGGGTCCTGATCTTAAAGCAGCTGTAACTGTACCGGATGGGCGCCTGGTTTATAAAACTTTAAAGGAAATACAGCCATACCATTGGTTTGCCGCGTATCAAAAGTAG
- a CDS encoding terpene cyclase/mutase family protein, protein MRRLRSILEDVKAFRQKTLAELQNRQRSDGSWRFCFEGPVMTDSFFILMLTSLGDQDSSLIASLAERIRSRQSEDGAFRNHPDERAGNLTATVQGYTGMLASGLYDRKAPHMQKAEAFIKDAGGLKGVHFMTKWMLAANGLYPWPRAYIPLSFLLIPSYFPLHFYHFSTYARIHFVPMAITFNRRFSLKNNQIGSLRHLDEAMSKNPLEWLNIRAFDERTFYSFNLQWKQLFQWPAYVHQLGFEAGKKYMLDRIEEDGTLYSYASATMFMIYSLLAMGISKNAPVVKKAVSGIKSLISSCGKEGAHLENSTSTVWDTALISYAMQESGVPEQHSSTSSAADYLLKRQHVKKADWAVSNPQAVPGGWGFSHINTNNPDLDDTAAALKAIPFQRRPDAWNRGLAWLLSMQNKDGGFAAFEKDVDHPLIRNLPLESAAEAAVDPSTADLTGRVLHLLGLKGRFTDNHPAVRRALRWLDHHQKADGSWYGRWGVCFIYGTWAALTGMKAVGVSANQTSVKKAISWLKSIQREDGSWGESCKSCEAKRFVPLHFGTVVQSSWALEALLQYERPDDPQIIKGIRFLIDEHESSRERLEYPTGIGLPNQFYIRYHSYPFVFSLLASSAFIKKAEMRETY, encoded by the coding sequence ATGAGAAGATTGCGATCTATACTAGAAGACGTGAAAGCTTTCAGGCAAAAGACGCTCGCAGAGCTTCAAAACAGACAAAGATCTGATGGTTCGTGGCGGTTTTGTTTTGAAGGGCCCGTGATGACGGACAGTTTTTTCATTCTGATGCTGACATCACTCGGCGATCAGGACTCTTCTCTCATCGCAAGTCTTGCTGAACGAATCCGTTCAAGGCAGAGCGAAGACGGCGCGTTTCGCAATCACCCGGATGAAAGAGCAGGCAATCTGACCGCGACAGTCCAGGGCTATACCGGAATGCTGGCTTCGGGGCTCTATGACCGGAAAGCTCCGCATATGCAGAAAGCCGAAGCTTTTATTAAGGACGCAGGCGGATTGAAGGGCGTCCACTTTATGACGAAGTGGATGCTCGCCGCCAACGGTCTGTATCCATGGCCGAGAGCCTATATTCCGCTCTCGTTTTTGCTGATCCCGTCCTATTTCCCGCTGCATTTTTACCATTTCAGCACATACGCAAGAATTCATTTTGTCCCCATGGCCATTACGTTTAATCGGCGATTCTCTTTAAAAAACAACCAAATCGGCTCGCTTCGGCACCTGGATGAAGCCATGTCAAAAAACCCTCTCGAATGGCTGAACATCCGCGCCTTTGACGAAAGAACCTTCTATTCTTTCAATCTGCAATGGAAACAGCTCTTTCAATGGCCGGCTTACGTCCATCAGCTCGGATTTGAGGCCGGCAAAAAATATATGCTGGACAGAATCGAAGAAGACGGAACGCTATACAGCTATGCGAGCGCGACCATGTTCATGATTTACAGCCTGCTTGCGATGGGAATATCTAAAAACGCCCCCGTTGTCAAAAAAGCAGTCAGCGGAATCAAAAGTCTTATTTCATCATGCGGAAAGGAAGGGGCCCATTTGGAAAACTCAACTTCCACCGTCTGGGATACGGCCCTCATCAGCTATGCCATGCAGGAATCCGGAGTGCCTGAACAACATTCTTCCACCTCATCGGCAGCCGACTACCTTCTCAAAAGACAGCATGTGAAAAAAGCGGACTGGGCTGTCTCAAATCCTCAAGCGGTCCCTGGCGGGTGGGGTTTTTCACACATCAATACAAACAATCCCGATTTGGACGATACCGCTGCGGCATTAAAAGCTATTCCGTTTCAACGGCGTCCGGATGCATGGAACCGGGGGCTCGCCTGGCTTTTATCCATGCAAAACAAGGACGGAGGGTTTGCGGCATTTGAAAAAGATGTTGACCATCCGCTTATTCGAAATCTGCCGCTCGAATCTGCCGCTGAGGCAGCAGTCGATCCGTCAACGGCAGACTTGACCGGACGCGTTCTTCATCTGCTCGGGCTTAAAGGGCGGTTCACAGATAACCATCCTGCGGTCCGGCGCGCCCTCAGGTGGCTTGATCATCATCAGAAAGCGGACGGCTCTTGGTATGGCAGATGGGGCGTCTGCTTTATTTACGGTACATGGGCCGCACTCACCGGTATGAAAGCTGTCGGGGTTTCCGCCAACCAGACGTCTGTCAAAAAAGCGATCTCCTGGCTAAAATCGATCCAGCGTGAAGACGGAAGCTGGGGAGAATCTTGCAAAAGCTGTGAAGCGAAGCGTTTTGTCCCTCTTCACTTTGGAACAGTTGTTCAATCTTCATGGGCGCTGGAGGCGCTTTTGCAATATGAGCGTCCGGATGACCCACAGATCATAAAAGGGATCCGTTTTCTCATCGATGAACACGAAAGCTCGCGTGAGCGACTCGAATACCCGACGGGAATCGGGCTGCCGAACCAATTCTACATCCGCTATCACAGTTATCCTTTTGTGTTTTCATTGCTCGCTTCAAGCGCATTTATTAAAAAAGCGGAAATGAGGGAGACATATTGA
- a CDS encoding MFS transporter gives MTIQVDWNDRIVYSSSLGITVWKQKNFRYIWASQTAQAVGSILMTIIVMVDVFKETNSVFGSGLVLALSSFGSVLGGAIAAFAIQRLDLLQTAAWSTWFRAVCALCIGLCQSLGLPSYIIYLLLFLQSFVGSWYTPAQLGLLYQAIKKRDYVAASGSIVAVNQFVQAAGWGLGGFLTVLAQTYTLTVFTAALFFISGLLIRLPDFKKAIIPRQKARAQSVWRTVYRKKTVLLLTMMDMSEGLANAVWTSAVLLAFTKEALNKGEAWWGFINAGYFLGAILGGILAVLFSNQLKKRLGLMIFFGSVSMGITTLLFAYSSNPLLSVILCIMMGPLYQVRDVSQTVILQDTLTDEERAPVTAAKNTILAAWSIITIAIMGALADLIGVRSVFIAAAVLYAGTAAATFFVRDLRTYSQSARQQTKGKIEG, from the coding sequence ATGACAATTCAAGTCGACTGGAATGATAGAATCGTGTATTCTTCCTCTCTTGGCATAACCGTCTGGAAACAAAAAAACTTTAGATACATATGGGCGTCGCAAACAGCGCAGGCTGTCGGATCAATCTTGATGACGATCATTGTCATGGTCGATGTATTTAAGGAAACGAACTCTGTATTCGGATCCGGTCTGGTTTTGGCTTTATCCTCGTTCGGCAGTGTATTAGGCGGAGCGATCGCTGCTTTTGCTATTCAGCGTCTCGATCTGCTGCAAACAGCGGCCTGGTCAACATGGTTCAGAGCGGTCTGTGCATTATGCATCGGCTTATGCCAATCGCTTGGCTTACCCTCTTATATCATTTATCTGCTGCTATTTTTGCAAAGCTTTGTCGGCTCCTGGTATACTCCCGCACAGTTAGGTTTACTGTACCAAGCCATTAAAAAGCGCGATTACGTGGCTGCATCGGGAAGCATCGTAGCGGTCAACCAGTTTGTCCAGGCGGCAGGCTGGGGTCTCGGCGGCTTTTTAACCGTTTTGGCCCAGACTTATACGTTGACAGTGTTTACAGCAGCACTCTTTTTCATATCAGGGCTTTTAATCAGATTGCCGGATTTCAAAAAAGCGATTATCCCTCGTCAAAAAGCCCGCGCACAATCGGTCTGGCGCACTGTTTACAGGAAGAAAACCGTTTTGCTGCTTACGATGATGGACATGTCGGAAGGTTTAGCAAATGCAGTCTGGACTTCCGCCGTTTTGCTGGCTTTTACTAAAGAGGCGCTGAATAAAGGAGAGGCTTGGTGGGGATTCATCAATGCCGGTTATTTTTTGGGAGCGATTTTGGGCGGCATTCTCGCTGTGCTCTTTTCCAACCAGCTCAAAAAAAGGCTTGGCCTCATGATTTTCTTTGGCTCCGTTTCAATGGGCATCACAACGCTTTTATTCGCCTATTCGTCCAACCCCCTCCTTTCGGTTATCCTCTGTATCATGATGGGGCCGCTTTATCAAGTAAGAGACGTCAGCCAGACGGTTATCCTTCAAGATACATTGACTGATGAAGAGCGTGCACCGGTTACCGCCGCCAAAAATACCATTTTGGCTGCATGGTCTATCATAACAATCGCCATCATGGGGGCTTTGGCAGACTTGATCGGGGTACGAAGCGTATTTATCGCTGCCGCTGTATTATATGCCGGAACAGCCGCTGCCACATTTTTCGTCCGGGATTTAAGAACGTACAGCCAATCTGCAAGGCAGCAGACGAAAGGGAAAATAGAAGGATGA
- a CDS encoding YndM family protein encodes MKHVRALCLKFIVSLVLLYVVLTLFFGVPFGEMFVLTLFLGVISYLVGDLLLLPRTNNTTATMGDFGLSLVLIWVILAMQNNPPYGTLAAASIVSAIGVTVFEYFFHRYMEANVLNETENGKRENREKPGSLQYQSESSEELYPVTHSKKQDEE; translated from the coding sequence ATGAAGCATGTAAGAGCATTGTGTTTAAAATTCATTGTGAGCCTTGTCCTTTTATATGTGGTCCTAACTCTGTTTTTTGGCGTTCCATTCGGTGAAATGTTTGTTTTGACATTGTTTCTGGGTGTGATATCCTATCTGGTCGGAGATCTTCTGCTGCTGCCGAGAACAAACAATACAACCGCGACAATGGGAGATTTTGGCCTTTCACTCGTATTGATTTGGGTGATTCTCGCCATGCAAAATAATCCCCCGTATGGTACGCTTGCTGCAGCTTCAATCGTGTCAGCGATCGGCGTCACAGTGTTCGAATATTTTTTCCACCGCTATATGGAAGCCAACGTCTTGAACGAAACAGAAAACGGAAAACGGGAAAACAGAGAAAAGCCTGGTTCATTGCAGTATCAAAGCGAATCATCAGAGGAGCTTTATCCGGTTACCCACTCTAAAAAACAGGACGAAGAATAA
- a CDS encoding FMN-dependent NADH-azoreductase: MSKVLFVKANDRTAEEAVSVKLYEAFLNSYKENHPNDEIVELDLYRENPPYLGRNAINGTFKAGKGMELNEDEKAAAAVADRYLDEFVKADKVVFAFPLWNFAVPAVLHTYVDYLSRAGVTFTYTPEGPKGLMGDKKVALLNARGGFYSEGPMAAMEMSLNYMKTVMGFFGVQDLHTVVIEGHNAVPDDAQKIIENGLAEAKKLAASF; this comes from the coding sequence ATGTCTAAAGTATTGTTTGTTAAAGCTAATGACCGTACAGCTGAAGAAGCTGTATCTGTAAAACTTTATGAAGCGTTTCTTAACAGCTATAAAGAAAATCATCCAAACGATGAAATTGTAGAGCTTGACCTTTACAGAGAAAACCCGCCGTACCTAGGCAGAAATGCCATTAACGGGACATTTAAAGCAGGAAAAGGCATGGAATTGAACGAGGATGAAAAAGCTGCCGCCGCTGTAGCGGATCGTTACTTAGACGAATTCGTCAAAGCCGATAAGGTTGTTTTTGCTTTCCCATTGTGGAACTTCGCCGTTCCAGCTGTACTTCACACTTATGTGGACTACTTGTCCCGCGCAGGAGTGACGTTTACATACACTCCTGAAGGACCTAAAGGCCTGATGGGAGATAAGAAGGTTGCTCTGTTAAATGCAAGAGGAGGCTTCTATTCTGAAGGACCGATGGCTGCAATGGAAATGTCGTTGAACTACATGAAAACCGTCATGGGCTTCTTCGGTGTTCAAGACTTGCATACCGTTGTCATCGAAGGACACAACGCTGTTCCTGACGACGCTCAAAAAATTATTGAAAACGGCTTAGCAGAAGCTAAAAAGCTTGCAGCATCATTTTAA
- a CDS encoding DinB family protein gives MTHSALKHLDYHNWANQRVLTHLKSLPEELFTREIKSVFQTVSEVVTHMCVADALWLKIISGAAYEEAKETGMRLKEGLKRKKIDDFISIFHDTALQYEAFFENLEDPDGEITIAHPILGEIKTPISEILHHVVNHGTYHRGNISAMLRQMGEAGVPTDYIYYLLSLKQTT, from the coding sequence ATGACACATAGCGCATTAAAGCATTTAGATTATCACAATTGGGCGAATCAAAGGGTGCTCACCCACCTGAAAAGCCTGCCTGAAGAGCTGTTCACCCGGGAAATCAAAAGCGTTTTTCAAACTGTATCTGAGGTTGTTACCCATATGTGCGTGGCTGACGCCTTATGGCTGAAGATCATATCCGGAGCCGCTTACGAGGAAGCAAAGGAAACAGGCATGCGTCTGAAAGAAGGATTAAAGAGGAAAAAGATCGATGACTTCATTTCCATCTTTCATGACACGGCGCTTCAATATGAAGCGTTTTTTGAAAATCTTGAAGACCCCGATGGTGAAATCACGATTGCCCATCCAATATTAGGCGAAATCAAAACGCCTATTAGCGAAATCCTTCATCACGTAGTCAACCACGGCACTTATCACAGAGGCAATATTTCAGCGATGCTGAGACAAATGGGTGAAGCGGGTGTGCCAACGGACTATATTTATTATTTATTAAGCCTGAAGCAAACGACATAA
- a CDS encoding PH domain-containing protein, whose product MGVFSASKTADGKKFEPLLIEGEKIESVCRLRMDQICFTNKRIIFFDNKLFSKKKVRVFLPYRSIEGFAIREVSMFNPDSSLSLMTSSKIFDLEFTKDTDMLEIQALLSKYLCA is encoded by the coding sequence TTGGGCGTTTTTTCAGCAAGCAAAACAGCAGACGGCAAAAAATTTGAACCGCTGCTTATAGAAGGAGAAAAAATTGAATCGGTTTGCAGACTAAGAATGGATCAAATATGTTTTACGAACAAGCGGATTATTTTTTTTGATAATAAACTGTTTTCTAAAAAGAAAGTCCGCGTCTTCCTGCCTTACAGATCGATTGAAGGCTTTGCGATTAGAGAAGTCAGCATGTTCAATCCAGACAGTTCTCTTTCTCTGATGACCAGCAGCAAAATCTTTGATCTGGAATTTACGAAGGATACCGACATGCTTGAAATTCAAGCGCTGTTATCAAAATACTTATGTGCATAA